Sequence from the Peromyscus eremicus chromosome 4, PerEre_H2_v1, whole genome shotgun sequence genome:
CTGTGGTCTTGGAGGATGAGTAGGTTTGAGAGGTGTGGTGGGCCTtgtaggtaacagggtctggtgTGGGGGGTAGTCAGTCTTGCCTGAAGGAATCCTGCCTGCTGGTGTGCAACTGGGACTGAAATGGGTGAGGATATCGAGGTGCAGATGGGGCCActgggcctaaagcctagagACTAGGGTGCTGGACAAGGAGAACATAGACTAACTTCTTGGTTCAgtgggagctggcagattctgtgtcttagggagcagctgcagtcttggaGGATGGgtgttttcattatattttcacacacatacactcaaggTACTTTGATGTTATTGACTTACTACCCTATATGACCCACCCTCACCCACCTTCCCTTCCCCTATTCACTTTACTATTATCTAATGACCTAAGCTCTAttttatagctttttaaaaaattccacaTGAGAGTAATTATCTAATACTCATCTTTATGAATttgacttattttgcttaacactATGGTCTCCAGTTCTGTTAATTTTCCTTTCTAACATAATTCCCTTCTTCTTCATGTTCAAGATAATTATGTATGTAGACTACATATCTTTATCCCTCCAACTGCTGTTAGGAGTTACACTGAtatgttgtcctggctgttataAAAATTTGAGAATGAACATTGATAATCAGATACCTCTGTTTTATACTGCTTTTGATGACTCTGTGCAGATATTCAAGAATGATATAAATAGATCAGATCTCATTTATACTTTTAACTGTTTAGTAAATATGTACAATACTCTTTGcagagtgtgtatatatatatatatatatatatatatatatatatatataacatggtACAAGAGATATTCTTTTTATAGATTAGCATGCCAGTATGATATGCACATCTATATGGATgtcatatatgaaagaaaataatacacaTTTAAATACATGAAGATGTCTTTAGTCAAGGAAAGTCTAAAATGAGGTACATATGTGAATATGTCCTTTCTATTTCACCAGAGGCAGCTGTCAATGAAAGAACCAGTGGTAGACTTCAGGCACTAGAACGGAACTTGGGAAAACAAGATTAATACCAAAATGAGAGCCATTTCTAATAAACTGCATATTGAAaagaataaacacattttaaattcaCTATGCCTTTTCATTCTAGTGCATTTAAAAGTCTAGTACATATTATATGCACTTGTGTATAGTAAAATTCATTAAATACAAATTTTGTGTTGAATTTTGTAGGACTCAAGGTTGTAACTATAGATGTGCACATGTTAGCCAAGCTTTGTGCTTCTAAGCTATCTCCTCTTTCTATTGCAGTTTAAGTACAACTTTTATACACATTTTTTCCATAGCTTTTGAAGGGCACCTTTTACCTCTTTGTTTCTCAAGCTGTAGATAATGGGATTCAACATGGGGATTACCAAGGTGTAGAATACAGATGCCATTTTATCAGTCTCAAAAGAATGACTAGATTTGGGCTGTACGTACATAAAAAACAGAGTCCCATATAATACAACTACCACTGTCAGGTGAGACCCACAGGTAGAGAAGGCCTTGTGTCTGCCCTCTGCAGAGTTCATCCTGATGATGGCCACGAGGATCAATATGTAGGACACAAGTACTACAGAAAGGGATGAAACCAAATTAAATGCTGAGAAGATCAATATTATAAGTTCAATGTCATGTGTTCCTGAGCAGATCAAGGTCAACAAAGGAAGGCTGTCACAGTAAAAGTGACTAATGACTTTATGACCACAGaaggatgaaataaaaattttgatgGTGGTgatcagagagagaaaggcacTGAAGAGATAGGGAATTATCACCAATACCCAGCACGCTTTCTGAGACATGATGACTGTATAGAGCAGAGGgctgcagatggccacatagcggtcataggccattgCTACCAGAACAAATAACTCACTAATGATGAAGAAGATGAACAAAGCTAGCTGAATGGCACACCAGTTATAGGGGATGGTATTTTCATTTGTTACAAAGTTTACCAACATTTTGGGTCCCACAGCTGTTGAGTAACCAAAATCAATGAAAGCCAGATGTCTGAGAAAAAAGTACATAGGTGTTTGTAGCCTCTCATCCAACTTGGTGAGGAGGATCATACCCAAATTTCCCACCACTGAGGCAACATAGATGAGAAAGAACATTACAAAAAAAGGAGCCTGTAGTTCAGGGCGGTCTGTGATACCCATGAGAATGAATTCATTCAGCACAGAGAGGTTCTGCTTCTCCATCTAGACTGTTAAGGAAATGTTTACTTGGAGGTATCTTCACAGCCCACTGGGATTCAGGAAGTTATCTGTTAAAATTTCAGAGTTTAAGTCACATAGTATACTAGAGTTCTATGTTTTTatgttcttcctttgtttttgacAGGAAGTAATTTTATATGACTCATGTGCATTGCTGAACACAGATACAAGGTTCAAAGATACTGTACCCTGCATGTCATaaacaatttaattttctttctgcaATATATTGACTATATCTGCAAAGTATTACACTGtctttgtgattttgtttgtaaatatgtcatttaaaagagGCTTGACCTAGATTAAGATTACGGATCTTTTAAAGTGTTTATCCttactaaagtgtgtgtgtgtgtgtgtgtgtgtgtgtgtgtgtgtgtgtgtgtgtataatttgtgAAACATCATTTTAGAAAGAAGTAAATTGAAACAAATCATTTACATATGTCTCTGCTTTATATCTTCACAACTCATCCATGAACATCACTAACTCATTCTACAGGGGTTGCTTTATATCTCCTAATTGTATCATCTTATACCAAATAGCACCCTGGCCCTTTATCTATTTAATGTTATAAAATTGTGTCTTTACTCTATTATGGTTTGAGTATATCTGGAGATTATAATGGAAAATCAGTTTCAGTCTTGCATTTGTTCTGAGCTTAGTAATAGTGTCAGTGAAATGATGTATCTGATGATGCCATTATTTATTCTAGCATATTTTAAGTA
This genomic interval carries:
- the LOC131908232 gene encoding olfactory receptor 8K3-like; its protein translation is MEKQNLSVLNEFILMGITDRPELQAPFFVMFFLIYVASVVGNLGMILLTKLDERLQTPMYFFLRHLAFIDFGYSTAVGPKMLVNFVTNENTIPYNWCAIQLALFIFFIISELFVLVAMAYDRYVAICSPLLYTVIMSQKACWVLVIIPYLFSAFLSLITTIKIFISSFCGHKVISHFYCDSLPLLTLICSGTHDIELIILIFSAFNLVSSLSVVLVSYILILVAIIRMNSAEGRHKAFSTCGSHLTVVVVLYGTLFFMYVQPKSSHSFETDKMASVFYTLVIPMLNPIIYSLRNKEVKGALQKLWKKCV